Part of the Citrus sinensis cultivar Valencia sweet orange chromosome 2, DVS_A1.0, whole genome shotgun sequence genome, GTGCTGGAAGAAAAGTTATTGATAGGGTGCAGGAGACATATAATGCTGAATTAGATGGAAAAGACTTTGCTTATGATGGGGAGAAGAGTTTATTTACTGTTGGTCCCCTCCCACGTAACAAGCTTGAGTTCACTGTTGTGCTTGAGGATATTTCGTCTAACAGGtaaatttatacattttttattcatgtttttgGGTCTTGTGGAAGCTGTCTcagaaatttgttttattttatctctctTTGGTATGTAGGAACAACGGAAATGCTAGTCCTGATGCGCATGGAAGTCCAAACGGGAATGACAGAAAAAGATTACGGCGTCCATATCGATCCAAAACATTTAAAGTGGAAATTAGCTTTGCTGCAAAAATTCCAATACAGGCCATTGCAAATGCCCTACGTGGTCAGGAATCAGAGAACTCACAGGAGGCCTTTAGGGTACTGGATATTATATTACGGCAGCATGCTGCAAAACAGTGAGTGAAGATTTGGGTATATATGGATTTAGTTATAACAATTCATGATTGCATTCAAGCACATTGAACAGTTGAGATTACATTTAATGTGTCAGTATGTATCATTTCCAAGGTGCCTTAAGAATGTAACGTAATATCAACCACTGACAGTGCGCTTATACAATCAGTAAATAATTGTTGTGATTTGGTAAAACTTGTGGAGTTATagaagatttaattatttttgtggctttctttgtttttatatcTAACTATGTTGAAATGCTGTAGGGGCTGTCTCCTAGTTCGCCAATCGTTCTTTCACAATGATCCAAAAAATTTTGCTGATGTCGGAGGGGGAGTTCTTGGCTGCAGAGGATTCCATTCAAGTTTTAGGACCACTCAGGGAGGCTTGTCTTTGAATATTGGTTAGAAATTTTCCaactattattgttgttgttactTTTTGTTCTAGTTACCTTGCTTTCTTATCTCGTCTATCTTCAGATGTATCAACTACCATGATAATTCAGCCGGGTCCAGTAGTTGATTTTCTTATTGCCAACCAAAATGTTAGAGATCCCTTTTCAATTGACTGGGCCAAGGTAGGCAAGATTTGTTGTATTTCTGTTCATTATCTTATTTGtacttttgattttaaatctCTGCCACACATTTCAACTTATAGGCTAAACGGACACTAAAAAATCTGAGGATTAAGACGATTACCTCCAATCAAGAGTACAAGATAACTGGACTGAGTGAGAAACTGTGTAAAGAGCAAATGTACGCTTCTTCTGTTGTCTTTATACTGTTTTTGATGTGGTGTTTCTTAGATAGGCTAATAATTCCTTTTATGGTCGTGTTATCTTTCTCACAAAAGAGTATATTTAAATTAGTGTGTTTGTTAAATGCAATTCTTTTGTACTCTAATTATTGTTGGTTATTTTCATTGCTTGTTGTAGGTTTTCACTGAAGCAGAAGAATGTTAAGGATGATGATGGTGAAGTGCAGGAACTGGAAATAACTGTTTATGactattttgttaataatcGCAATATAGATTTGCGATATTCTGGAGATCTACCATGCATCAATGTTGGTAAACCAAAGCGGCCGACCTATATTCCTCTTGAGGTGCGTGGATGTATTACGTTTCTGTGTGGTAAACTGTTATGTATAGTGTAAGAGATTTGCTTATGTCAAAGGCTTATTGTCTTTTTGTCtgttaattgtaattttgtgCAGCTTTGTGAATTGGTGTCCTTACAACGTTACACGAAAGCCCTGACCAATCTACAGAGAGCATCACTAGTGGAGAAGTCAAGGCAGAAGCCACAAGAAAGGATGAGTGTTTTGTCTAATGTTAAGTGTCTTTTCAAGCTATTGACTTTTCAGTCGCAATGTTTCTTTGTCTGCTGAAGCTTACAgcatttgttttcttgaagGCTCTGAAACTTAGCAAGTATGATAATGAGCCAATGCTGCGTTCATGTGGCATTTCTATCAGTACTAACTTTGCTCAAGTGGAAGGTCGTGTGCTACCAGCTCCTCGGGTATATCTCAAGCATTTTTATGGCTggatattttgttttacctTTTTGTTACAATATTGATTGATTTGCTTTCAAACTAATTAATCTCTGTTTATTATCTTCCAACAGTTAAAATTTGGCAACGGAGAAGATTTTTCCCCACGAAATGGGCGGTGGAATTTCAATAACAAGGTTTCCGACCCTTTTTTTTCACCTTTCTTCTTCAGTTGTTACTTTTTATTCAGTAATTCTCATCGTGTTGTCAAATGCTGCTCCAGAAATTAGTGCAGCCAACTAAGATAGAACGTTGGGCCGTGGTAAACTTTTCTGCACGTTGTGACATTCGTAGCCTTGTCCGAGATCTGATCAAATGTGGGGAAATGAAAGGAATTGTAAGTCCAGTTAGCTAATGTTTAATGCACTGTCTAATCAAGTAATTGACAGAAGTCTTTTCCATTGCCTTATTGCAGCTCATAGATCAGCCATTTGATGTGTTTGAAGAGAGTCCACAGTATAGGCGTTCCTCTCCTGTTGTTAGAGTGGAGAAGATGTTCGATGAAATTCAGTCTAAACTGCCTGGGGCTCCACAGTTCCTTCTTTGTTTGCTTCCTGAGAGGAAAAACTCTGATTTATACGGTTGATTGTTTGGtcttatattttgtaaaaactgttatattttttttagaatttgtcCAATAATTGAACTCATTTGCATCCTTCAGGTCCTTGGAAACGAAAGAATCTTGCCGACTTTGGAATTGTCACTCAGTGTATGGCTCCTATGAGGGTCAATGACCAGTATCTTACAAATGTTCTCCTTAAGATTAATGCTAAGGTGAGGACTGTTCTGATATACGACTAACCGGGAGTTTCCTCCTCCTATTTCTCTCTGTTTTTGAGTTCTGTTTTAAAATACAGCAGTGCTTCAATTTTTGGTTGCCCTGATGTCATGCTGTTTATTGTATCCTGTGTATTGTCTTACTTGCAGCTTGGTGGA contains:
- the LOC102622330 gene encoding protein argonaute 4-like translates to MDSFEPDGNGARDGNGAPDSLPPPPPVIPPDFVPTRVEEQEPAKKKVVRVPISRRGLGSRGQRISLLTNHFKVNVTNVEGHFYHYSVSVSYEDGRPVDGKGAGRKVIDRVQETYNAELDGKDFAYDGEKSLFTVGPLPRNKLEFTVVLEDISSNRNNGNASPDAHGSPNGNDRKRLRRPYRSKTFKVEISFAAKIPIQAIANALRGQESENSQEAFRVLDIILRQHAAKQGCLLVRQSFFHNDPKNFADVGGGVLGCRGFHSSFRTTQGGLSLNIDVSTTMIIQPGPVVDFLIANQNVRDPFSIDWAKAKRTLKNLRIKTITSNQEYKITGLSEKLCKEQMFSLKQKNVKDDDGEVQELEITVYDYFVNNRNIDLRYSGDLPCINVGKPKRPTYIPLELCELVSLQRYTKALTNLQRASLVEKSRQKPQERMSVLSNALKLSKYDNEPMLRSCGISISTNFAQVEGRVLPAPRLKFGNGEDFSPRNGRWNFNNKKLVQPTKIERWAVVNFSARCDIRSLVRDLIKCGEMKGILIDQPFDVFEESPQYRRSSPVVRVEKMFDEIQSKLPGAPQFLLCLLPERKNSDLYGPWKRKNLADFGIVTQCMAPMRVNDQYLTNVLLKINAKLGGLNSLLAVEHSPSIPIVSKVPTIILGMDVSHGSPGHSDIPSIAAVVSSRHWPLISRYRAAVRTQSPKVEMIDSLFKKVSDTEDEGIIRELLLDFYTSSGKRKPEQIIIFRDGVSESQFNQVLNVELNQIIEACKFLDEKWSPKFAVIVAQKNHHTKFFQSGSPDNVPPGTVVDNKVCHPRNYDFYLCAHAGMIGTSRPTHYHVLFDEIGFSSDELQELVHSLSYVYQRSTTAISVVAPICYAHLAASQVGSFMKFDDLSETSSSQGGMTSAGPVPVPQLPRLQEKVCNSMFFC